A genomic region of bacterium contains the following coding sequences:
- a CDS encoding response regulator, with product MSAILVVDDEKSIQVSLSMILSDAGHRIDIAADGVEALEYLQETTYDLVLSDIRMPRMDGMALLKTIQQQWGSQVPVILISAYANETTVTQALDLGARDLIVKPFDVQTVRDAVQYVLVKNVLPPIEELSHKQKTKIEERRQDQETQKKLLEFSVLDEIGKTVGAMPGIEKIGSTIISMVQQILGADNALLVIYRTNRSGFLYRCSYVDGEVSLDDPSATDDYVLEWLHKNRRTLYVREVEKDPEFADCFLSGSLLAVPFMRKSQVLGAIILYKKTGDEFLDGGAQQFLSVMASMATAAIENTHLYNELKGYFQGTVKALIATLEAKDSFLYSHAVRTARYARMMARSLKLNEIEQRRLEYLAMLHDIGKIAIPETILRQQSKRSEWEERILRTHVEVGENIMCNIDFLPHGGAVVRHHHERYDGQGYPDGLARDAIPLFARIIAIANVFDMLTSDYPGVTRLDHSQAMKHMIREAGKSFDPELLKLFLEAFRKTLI from the coding sequence GTGTCTGCGATCTTGGTGGTGGATGACGAAAAAAGTATTCAGGTATCTTTGTCCATGATTTTATCCGATGCCGGACATCGGATTGATATCGCAGCGGACGGTGTCGAGGCCCTGGAATATTTGCAGGAGACAACGTATGATCTTGTGCTTTCAGATATCCGTATGCCGCGTATGGACGGGATGGCGCTTTTAAAGACAATCCAACAACAATGGGGGTCGCAGGTGCCGGTGATCCTGATTTCAGCGTATGCCAATGAGACGACCGTTACGCAAGCTTTGGATTTGGGAGCGCGCGATTTGATTGTGAAGCCCTTTGATGTTCAGACTGTGCGTGATGCGGTGCAGTATGTTCTGGTGAAAAATGTTTTGCCGCCCATTGAAGAACTCAGTCATAAGCAAAAAACGAAGATTGAGGAGCGGCGGCAGGACCAGGAGACCCAAAAAAAATTATTGGAATTTTCTGTTTTAGATGAAATTGGCAAGACCGTCGGCGCCATGCCGGGCATTGAAAAAATCGGTTCGACCATCATCAGCATGGTACAGCAAATCCTGGGTGCGGATAACGCACTGCTGGTCATTTACCGTACAAATCGGAGTGGTTTTCTTTACCGTTGCAGCTATGTCGACGGCGAGGTAAGTCTGGATGATCCTTCGGCCACGGATGATTATGTGCTGGAATGGCTCCATAAAAACCGGCGGACATTGTATGTTCGCGAGGTGGAAAAAGACCCGGAATTCGCTGATTGCTTTTTAAGCGGTTCGTTACTGGCGGTTCCTTTTATGCGGAAGTCGCAGGTCCTCGGTGCCATCATTTTGTATAAAAAAACCGGGGATGAGTTTTTAGACGGCGGTGCGCAACAATTCCTCTCGGTCATGGCCAGCATGGCGACCGCAGCGATTGAGAACACCCATTTGTATAATGAACTCAAGGGATATTTCCAAGGGACGGTCAAAGCACTTATCGCCACACTGGAAGCCAAGGATTCATTTCTTTACAGCCATGCCGTCCGGACGGCCCGTTATGCCCGGATGATGGCCCGGTCGCTCAAACTCAATGAGATTGAGCAGCGTCGTCTGGAATATCTTGCCATGCTGCACGATATCGGAAAAATTGCCATCCCCGAAACGATTCTGCGTCAGCAGTCCAAGCGGAGTGAATGGGAAGAACGTATTTTGCGCACCCATGTTGAAGTGGGTGAGAATATTATGTGCAATATTGATTTTCTGCCGCATGGCGGCGCGGTGGTTCGGCATCATCATGAGCGCTATGACGGGCAGGGCTATCCCGATGGACTGGCCCGAGACGCGATCCCGCTGTTTGCGCGCATTATTGCCATTGCCAATGTGTTTGATATGTTAACCTCGGATTATCCGGGGGTGACCCGATTGGATCATTCTCAGGCCATGAAACACATGATACGCGAGGCGGGAAAATCCTTTGATCCTGAACTGTTGAAATTATTTTTAGAGGCTTTTCGCAAAACTCTGATTTAA
- a CDS encoding RNA polymerase sigma factor has protein sequence MAIDIKVLYTRYGPMVLRRCRGLLKNEERALDAMQDVFVKLIKNQTRLKDTYPSSLLYTMATNTCLNIIRSTKRHPENENDQILLTIACHDDSLQHLVNHDLLNRLFKHVPVSTRDIMVMLYVDHMTLAQTSRIAGLSVSGIRKRVREFKARVKDAKEFQNGI, from the coding sequence ATGGCCATTGACATCAAAGTACTCTATACCCGCTACGGACCCATGGTATTGCGACGGTGCCGGGGTCTGCTTAAAAACGAAGAAAGGGCTTTAGATGCCATGCAGGATGTTTTCGTCAAGCTGATTAAAAATCAAACCCGGCTCAAAGACACCTACCCCTCGAGTCTTTTATACACCATGGCCACCAATACTTGTCTCAATATTATACGCTCAACCAAACGGCACCCGGAAAACGAGAATGACCAAATTCTATTGACCATTGCATGCCATGACGATTCTCTTCAGCATCTGGTCAACCACGATCTGCTGAATCGTCTTTTCAAGCATGTACCTGTTTCAACCCGGGACATCATGGTCATGCTCTATGTTGATCATATGACTTTGGCGCAAACCTCCCGGATTGCCGGCCTTTCCGTCTCCGGCATCCGAAAACGGGTACGGGAATTTAAAGCCAGGGTCAAAGATGCAAAGGAGTTCCAAAATGGGATCTAA
- the acpS gene encoding holo-ACP synthase produces MVIGVGMDIQEIESVHRAIERGQERFLEKTFTPGERTYCREKKNAAQHFAGRFCAKEAFFKALGTGWGQGVRWTDVEVVREENGQPRLRLFGRAAELSEQAGVKKSWLSLSHSRAYAAATVVLEG; encoded by the coding sequence GTGGTGATCGGCGTGGGTATGGATATTCAGGAGATCGAAAGCGTCCACCGGGCGATTGAACGCGGCCAGGAACGTTTTCTTGAAAAAACGTTCACACCGGGCGAGCGGACTTACTGCCGGGAAAAGAAAAATGCCGCCCAGCATTTTGCCGGACGCTTTTGCGCCAAGGAAGCGTTTTTTAAAGCGCTCGGGACCGGTTGGGGACAAGGCGTTCGATGGACCGACGTGGAAGTGGTTCGGGAGGAAAACGGTCAACCGCGGTTGCGTCTTTTTGGCCGGGCTGCGGAATTAAGTGAACAAGCCGGTGTGAAAAAAAGCTGGCTCTCGCTCTCGCACAGTCGTGCCTATGCAGCGGCCACTGTGGTCCTGGAAGGCTAG
- a CDS encoding DUF3857 domain-containing protein has product MKLLRLKSLILLFTLLLLSQPLLARTDWSHGVINQAEVIQQAALITPASFPNADEVVIDEFIHEEYRTDGSSLLWDDEYIKVLTEKGKRGLQSRSLHFTLPYGTAEYKKIEIIKPDGTLIPIDLARQSRVMIDPSQMGSNIYNPNDKLYQVTIPGLEINDILHLLSFRDTVKARAKDTWSSYEVFEYTSPIRHLIYDVKGPKSFPLKNIRLKDPVPGTVRATTGESENHLLYRWEITDVPRMYAEPQMPALHTVVQRLLISTIKNWQEVSVWYWNLSEPHLNAVTPAMKKKTADLISTAKTRDDKIHALFQYVSKEIRYMGITTEKEAPGYEPHDVSLTFENRYGVCRDKAALLVSLLRIAGLDAYPVLIMVGPIKDNDVPQPYFNHAIVGVRNPDGTYILMDPTNENTKELLPAYLCNRSYLVAHPQGETLLVSPIIPADKNLVKIESKGRVTAPGTLKMKSTLLFEGINDSAYRGFFARRKPEERKKYCEGVVKDVVAGAKITHLKISPADLQDMSQPLTIHIAYEAPNYLIKGREVVMLDPPILGARIGYINFVLGQTGLKQRKYAMMTEIACGVEETFHIDLQNSVEKIVSLPVYNTITTPKTAFTLNLAMQNTTLSGNGFFKLKGVEYTPEEYQTLKQSLKDIEFEYKKRPVFAKTPQDSQPDVRILEKTTEIKFLNAGSWRTRIRIKKKILTYAGKKAHAELKLAYNPVWTELTLKKAVVKDRRGKRHRVVADEINTMDAAWAGAAPRYPAAKTMVVSLPGVEIGSEIEYEIESVQRGRPFFSLQKTFSGFDPIDKETLIIQAPASVPLQIKDLSGKNIAYQKQGSGTVTHTWQARHQTPLKLEDSLPPLWSFNPNILISTGDWKTFTRQVQAALNKASDRQPATAAKAMALTKNLKTNEEKIIAIRDFVAKQIRPAGPSLSQLPLTAITPADQTLAEGYGNNADQAVVIYAMLKAIERKPGFILAAASAHVPALRDPLVAFPEYGFFDHVLVRLVHNRQPIYLNDSSQYAHLGTTLFDQRLGLDMAGNIFTIHGLPKTSVRSEDLYTIKIKPNGDARIIWTKRYFGPDYAAFHRRFAELPPEERNRYFQELVAGLSQNAIAQGKLITDYQAHPGVRIFTVNVKRFAVRSGNRLYFNLPRSLASVFGLRADTRENPFYHPTQDTLQVHYAIQLPGSTRRIMLLPENLTLQAPDPLGTITYTSDWDAKKKKLNILRRINLKGAVIDAKHYDRLLKIQRTLDHPATATIMVEL; this is encoded by the coding sequence ATGAAATTATTACGTTTGAAAAGTCTCATCCTGCTCTTCACACTTCTCCTCCTTAGCCAACCACTGCTCGCCCGGACTGATTGGTCACACGGTGTGATCAATCAAGCCGAGGTCATTCAACAGGCCGCGCTCATCACACCGGCATCCTTTCCCAATGCCGACGAAGTGGTGATCGATGAATTTATACACGAGGAATACCGCACAGATGGAAGCTCTCTGCTCTGGGATGATGAATACATTAAAGTGCTCACAGAAAAGGGAAAACGCGGTCTGCAATCCCGGTCCCTGCACTTCACCTTGCCCTACGGCACTGCTGAGTATAAAAAAATCGAGATCATCAAACCGGATGGCACGCTTATTCCCATTGATCTGGCCAGGCAAAGCCGGGTGATGATTGACCCCTCTCAAATGGGGAGCAATATTTATAATCCCAATGACAAACTCTATCAGGTTACGATTCCCGGCCTGGAGATCAATGATATTTTGCACCTGCTGTCTTTTCGCGATACTGTCAAAGCCCGGGCCAAAGATACCTGGAGCAGCTATGAGGTCTTTGAATACACTTCGCCCATCCGGCACTTAATCTATGACGTCAAAGGCCCCAAATCTTTTCCGCTAAAAAATATCCGGCTGAAAGACCCGGTCCCAGGAACTGTACGCGCCACCACGGGGGAATCGGAAAACCATCTGCTGTATCGCTGGGAAATTACGGATGTACCGCGTATGTACGCAGAGCCCCAGATGCCCGCGCTGCACACCGTGGTCCAGCGGCTGTTAATCAGCACAATTAAAAACTGGCAGGAAGTCTCTGTCTGGTACTGGAATTTGAGTGAACCGCACCTCAATGCCGTCACACCTGCCATGAAAAAAAAGACCGCAGACTTAATTTCAACTGCCAAGACCCGCGATGACAAAATCCATGCCCTCTTCCAATATGTGTCCAAAGAAATTCGTTATATGGGCATTACCACGGAAAAAGAAGCCCCCGGCTATGAACCGCACGATGTCAGTTTGACTTTTGAAAACCGGTATGGCGTCTGCCGCGATAAAGCTGCGCTCTTGGTTTCCCTGCTGCGTATCGCCGGACTGGATGCCTACCCGGTGCTGATCATGGTAGGCCCGATAAAAGACAACGATGTCCCCCAGCCGTACTTCAATCATGCCATTGTCGGCGTCCGCAACCCGGACGGCACCTATATCCTGATGGACCCGACTAATGAGAACACCAAAGAACTTTTGCCTGCCTATCTTTGCAATCGCTCCTACCTGGTGGCGCATCCGCAGGGCGAGACCCTGCTGGTCTCCCCCATCATTCCGGCAGATAAAAATCTGGTGAAAATCGAGAGCAAGGGCAGGGTCACAGCACCGGGCACCTTAAAAATGAAAAGCACCCTTTTATTCGAGGGTATCAACGACAGTGCCTACCGGGGATTCTTCGCCCGGCGCAAACCCGAAGAACGCAAAAAATATTGTGAAGGTGTTGTCAAAGACGTGGTGGCAGGCGCTAAAATAACCCATCTGAAAATTTCACCTGCTGATCTTCAGGACATGTCCCAACCCTTGACCATCCATATTGCCTATGAAGCGCCCAACTACCTAATCAAAGGGCGTGAGGTTGTGATGCTGGACCCGCCCATTCTCGGTGCCCGCATCGGATATATTAATTTTGTTCTGGGGCAGACCGGATTAAAGCAACGAAAGTACGCCATGATGACCGAAATTGCCTGCGGTGTGGAAGAGACTTTCCATATTGATTTGCAGAACAGCGTCGAAAAAATTGTTTCACTCCCCGTCTACAATACCATTACAACACCCAAAACAGCCTTTACCCTGAATCTTGCCATGCAAAATACCACACTTTCCGGGAATGGTTTTTTCAAACTCAAAGGTGTCGAATATACCCCCGAAGAATACCAAACACTCAAACAGTCACTCAAGGATATTGAATTTGAATATAAAAAACGTCCGGTTTTTGCCAAAACGCCGCAGGATTCTCAACCGGATGTCCGTATTCTGGAAAAAACTACGGAAATTAAATTTTTAAATGCGGGTTCCTGGCGCACACGCATCCGTATCAAAAAAAAGATTTTGACGTATGCCGGAAAAAAAGCCCATGCTGAATTAAAATTAGCCTACAACCCGGTCTGGACCGAATTGACACTCAAAAAAGCCGTGGTCAAAGACCGCCGGGGAAAACGCCACCGGGTGGTGGCAGATGAAATCAATACAATGGATGCTGCCTGGGCCGGTGCCGCACCGCGCTACCCGGCTGCCAAAACCATGGTGGTCAGTCTGCCCGGTGTTGAAATCGGCAGTGAAATCGAGTATGAAATCGAGAGTGTCCAGCGCGGCCGCCCTTTTTTCTCTTTACAAAAAACCTTCTCCGGTTTTGATCCCATTGACAAGGAAACCTTGATCATCCAGGCACCTGCCTCGGTACCGCTGCAAATCAAAGATCTGAGCGGCAAAAACATCGCCTATCAAAAACAGGGTTCAGGCACTGTCACTCATACCTGGCAGGCACGGCATCAGACCCCGCTCAAACTCGAGGACAGCCTGCCGCCGCTTTGGAGTTTCAATCCCAATATTTTAATCTCCACCGGTGATTGGAAAACATTTACCCGCCAGGTCCAGGCAGCCTTAAACAAAGCATCTGACCGGCAGCCGGCAACCGCTGCCAAAGCCATGGCATTAACCAAAAACCTTAAAACAAATGAAGAAAAAATCATTGCCATCCGCGACTTTGTCGCCAAGCAGATCCGTCCGGCAGGACCGTCCCTTTCCCAACTGCCGCTCACTGCGATCACCCCGGCTGACCAAACCCTGGCAGAAGGCTACGGCAACAATGCAGACCAGGCCGTGGTCATCTATGCCATGCTCAAAGCGATAGAACGAAAACCCGGCTTCATCTTAGCTGCCGCCAGTGCGCATGTACCGGCATTGCGTGATCCTCTCGTTGCATTCCCTGAGTATGGTTTTTTTGACCATGTCCTGGTCAGGCTTGTGCATAACCGGCAGCCGATTTATCTCAATGATTCGAGTCAGTATGCCCATCTGGGCACCACACTTTTTGATCAGCGCCTCGGCCTCGATATGGCGGGCAACATTTTTACGATCCACGGGCTGCCGAAAACATCCGTGCGCAGCGAAGACCTGTATACCATCAAAATCAAGCCCAATGGCGATGCCCGGATCATCTGGACCAAACGCTATTTCGGACCGGATTACGCTGCATTCCACCGCCGGTTTGCCGAACTCCCGCCTGAGGAACGCAACCGCTATTTCCAGGAACTGGTGGCAGGGCTTTCCCAAAACGCCATTGCCCAAGGTAAGCTTATCACAGACTATCAAGCGCATCCGGGTGTGAGAATATTCACTGTAAATGTAAAGCGTTTTGCGGTCCGTTCCGGTAACCGACTCTATTTCAACCTTCCCCGCTCCCTGGCCTCCGTCTTCGGACTGCGCGCGGATACACGCGAGAATCCTTTTTATCATCCCACGCAGGATACGCTCCAGGTCCACTATGCCATCCAGCTGCCCGGATCAACCCGCCGGATCATGCTGCTGCCGGAAAACCTCACCCTCCAGGCACCTGATCCGCTGGGCACCATAACCTATACCTCTGATTGGGATGCCAAAAAGAAAAAACTGAACATCCTCCGCCGGATCAATCTCAAAGGTGCTGTCATCGATGCGAAACACTATGATCGCTTGCTAAAAATCCAACGCACCCTTGACCACCCGGCTACCGCGACGATCATGGTGGAACTGTAA
- a CDS encoding glycoside hydrolase family 65 protein: MRDKDYFKSYMSDARWQIYANGWTTEAQNVRETRFALGNGYLGSRSVLEETPEGAHPGTYFAGVFDRMLAQVPEMVNAPNPMDIRVSVDGEKLGVSTMDVLDHRRILDMRRAFLTRRTIFSSAMKKKFSIQSLRFFSLPDKHLAVMRIYLTPLDGPAEFAVISEVNSAVVNTGFITEGDKRAFNIYEVDKQGDTDYLCVKTLEKEILIAYATLTQVEYRNRTYFEPHRTFAINMKKGETLCLTKYISMYTSQDTPATRVKRKAMESVARAAKKGFDPLVQDHSKAWAIRWKKADVGITGDPDTERALRFNIYHLLIAGNNGEEDAGIGAKTLSGEGYRGHSFWDTEIFTLPYFTFNFPQMARSLLLYRYNRLEQARRNAIAQGYEGAMFPWESADTGEEVTPEWHKDLDGTIKKISTGQQEHHITADVAYGLCQYYIVTNDEAFMLNHGLEMLIETARFWTSRVSWNERRQCYEIKNVIGPDEFHENVNNNAYTNSLAAFNLSMAAGLYRIFRAKQPQVIKKMADKIGLRTGETEDWRRISVNVPFKRKGDMIEAFDGYFRRKDLPLPEVDDYFIPVLPDMPSKKLEATQYIKQADVIMLLYLLEGRFSEKEIKANYHYYERRTLHKSSLSPSTHALVAARQNDMLHARRYLHASLMTDLKDVYANTKDGMHAASLGGSWQAVVLGFGGLRIEKGIIVLDPHLPPEWSTLSFCVSLFGDSLWISIARTQIKLRWEAKRTKGKLKVKLGGRHHSLVANKMTVISVSSKREGKKNGRTQRKKK, encoded by the coding sequence ATGCGCGACAAAGATTATTTTAAATCCTATATGTCGGATGCCCGGTGGCAGATTTATGCCAACGGCTGGACAACTGAAGCTCAAAATGTAAGAGAGACCCGGTTTGCGCTGGGAAACGGTTATCTGGGAAGCAGGAGTGTTTTGGAAGAGACCCCGGAAGGGGCGCATCCGGGAACTTATTTTGCCGGGGTTTTCGACCGGATGTTAGCTCAGGTGCCTGAGATGGTCAATGCGCCGAATCCCATGGATATCCGTGTCTCGGTGGATGGTGAGAAATTAGGTGTCTCTACCATGGATGTGCTTGACCACCGCCGCATTTTGGATATGCGCCGGGCGTTTTTAACACGCCGGACCATTTTTTCTTCGGCCATGAAAAAAAAGTTTTCGATTCAGTCGCTCCGTTTTTTTTCTTTGCCGGATAAACATCTGGCGGTGATGCGGATCTATTTGACACCTTTGGACGGACCGGCAGAATTCGCAGTGATCTCTGAAGTGAACAGCGCGGTGGTTAATACGGGTTTTATCACGGAAGGGGACAAACGCGCGTTTAATATTTATGAAGTTGATAAACAGGGGGATACGGATTATCTGTGCGTCAAGACACTGGAAAAAGAAATTCTTATCGCTTATGCAACGCTTACGCAGGTTGAGTACCGCAACCGGACCTATTTTGAGCCGCACCGTACGTTTGCCATTAATATGAAAAAAGGCGAGACACTGTGTTTGACCAAATATATCAGCATGTATACTTCGCAGGATACACCTGCCACCCGGGTCAAACGCAAGGCGATGGAGAGTGTTGCCAGGGCCGCTAAAAAAGGGTTTGATCCGCTGGTGCAAGACCACAGCAAGGCTTGGGCCATCCGCTGGAAAAAGGCGGATGTCGGTATCACCGGAGATCCGGATACTGAACGGGCTTTGCGGTTTAATATTTACCATTTGTTGATTGCCGGTAACAATGGCGAGGAAGATGCCGGTATTGGCGCCAAGACATTGTCCGGCGAGGGTTATCGCGGGCACAGTTTTTGGGACACGGAAATATTTACCTTGCCGTATTTTACGTTTAATTTTCCCCAGATGGCGCGTTCGTTGCTTTTATACCGGTACAATCGCCTGGAGCAGGCGCGGCGCAATGCAATTGCGCAAGGTTATGAAGGGGCCATGTTTCCCTGGGAGTCTGCGGATACCGGGGAAGAGGTGACCCCTGAGTGGCATAAAGATTTGGATGGGACGATAAAAAAAATATCCACCGGCCAGCAGGAACACCATATCACAGCGGATGTCGCCTATGGGTTATGTCAATATTATATCGTCACCAATGATGAAGCGTTTATGCTGAACCACGGGCTGGAAATGTTGATTGAAACTGCACGTTTCTGGACCAGCCGGGTATCCTGGAACGAACGCCGTCAGTGTTATGAAATCAAAAATGTTATCGGTCCTGATGAATTTCATGAAAATGTCAATAACAATGCGTATACCAACAGTCTGGCGGCATTTAATCTTTCTATGGCCGCAGGACTCTACCGGATTTTTCGGGCCAAGCAGCCCCAGGTTATAAAAAAAATGGCAGACAAGATTGGCTTGCGTACCGGAGAGACCGAGGACTGGCGGCGTATTTCGGTAAATGTTCCCTTTAAGCGCAAAGGGGACATGATCGAGGCGTTTGACGGTTATTTCCGGCGCAAGGACCTGCCCTTGCCTGAGGTGGATGATTATTTTATTCCGGTTTTGCCGGACATGCCGTCTAAAAAACTGGAGGCCACACAATATATTAAGCAGGCTGATGTGATCATGCTTTTGTACCTGTTGGAAGGCCGGTTCAGTGAAAAGGAGATTAAGGCCAATTATCATTATTATGAGCGGCGGACGCTGCATAAATCTTCGCTCTCACCCTCGACCCATGCCTTGGTGGCGGCCCGGCAAAATGATATGCTGCATGCCCGGCGTTACCTGCATGCTTCACTGATGACGGATTTAAAGGATGTATACGCCAATACCAAGGATGGTATGCATGCCGCCAGTTTGGGCGGGTCCTGGCAGGCCGTGGTTCTGGGATTTGGCGGACTGCGGATTGAAAAGGGAATCATTGTTTTAGACCCTCATCTGCCGCCGGAATGGAGCACGCTCTCTTTCTGCGTTTCTCTTTTTGGAGATTCTTTATGGATCAGCATTGCGCGGACTCAGATTAAATTGCGCTGGGAAGCCAAGCGCACGAAGGGGAAATTGAAAGTGAAGCTGGGCGGTCGGCACCACAGTCTCGTTGCAAATAAAATGACGGTGATAAGTGTGTCGTCAAAGAGAGAAGGGAAAAAAAATGGTCGTACGCAACGGAAAAAAAAGTAA
- a CDS encoding chemotaxis protein CheX, producing the protein MTQTVTALQNWLDALKAALSEVSKTILNQEEGSFNPRQNDLPWNNTIGAYIPIISRDYSLQLGLVSTEDGCNTLARALLKRSPDELLCAEDMADAIREVVNIICGMSKAKIEGDVSNSTLGLPIFIEGHIRLTKEQDVCSEMVMFGNVKCYLIVLRQK; encoded by the coding sequence ATGACGCAAACAGTCACTGCTCTGCAAAACTGGCTTGATGCCTTAAAAGCCGCTTTATCGGAAGTATCCAAAACCATCCTTAATCAGGAAGAGGGTTCTTTCAATCCGCGCCAAAATGATCTTCCCTGGAACAATACCATCGGCGCCTATATTCCCATCATCAGCCGGGATTATTCGCTCCAGTTAGGACTGGTCTCTACAGAAGACGGCTGCAACACCCTGGCCCGCGCACTTCTGAAAAGATCTCCGGACGAACTGCTTTGCGCTGAGGATATGGCGGATGCCATCCGCGAAGTGGTGAATATTATTTGCGGCATGAGCAAAGCCAAGATCGAAGGAGACGTCTCCAATTCCACACTGGGATTGCCGATCTTTATTGAAGGACATATCCGGCTTACCAAAGAACAGGATGTCTGCTCTGAGATGGTCATGTTCGGAAATGTGAAGTGCTATCTAATCGTGTTGCGGCAAAAATAA
- a CDS encoding glycosyltransferase family 4 protein, with translation MVVRNGKKSNSALTTRKKKLRIAQIHWAFLPVIGGVETHLTILMPELIKNGHKISLLTGSLRDSPEEEDYFGVRVQRSPYMSLDYLLQHDAELLQKEIEKTLANFIARFKPDVVHAHNLHYFTFIHAQVLSRLCREKGIPLILTAHNAWNDIQFLKLSRDIAWDHIIAVSHFIKREMLSVGCLEEKVTVIHHGLDVDLFKPGINPESILTRFPQMRNKRIVFHPARLGLAKGSDVVVKAFRRVREKFRDALLVLAGSNNIVDWEQTQKKDITYILDLIKYFGLKKNVLIDSFHLSEMPSLYSVSQVVVYPSSGPEPFGLTLLESIAMAKPMIVSNMGGMPEIIREGICGYVVPVHDSETLAARIQQLLGDDKLRQRMGLNGRALVSDHFSKSLMCRNHEGVYYQAVAEKKAVGI, from the coding sequence ATGGTCGTACGCAACGGAAAAAAAAGTAACAGTGCTTTGACGACGAGGAAAAAAAAGCTGAGGATTGCCCAGATTCATTGGGCGTTTTTGCCGGTTATCGGCGGGGTGGAGACCCACCTGACCATTCTTATGCCCGAGTTGATTAAAAATGGGCATAAAATCAGTCTGCTTACCGGATCGCTGCGCGACTCACCGGAAGAAGAGGATTATTTTGGTGTGCGTGTTCAGCGCTCGCCGTATATGAGCCTGGATTACCTTTTGCAGCATGATGCAGAGTTGTTGCAAAAGGAGATCGAAAAGACCCTGGCAAATTTTATCGCGCGGTTCAAACCGGATGTTGTGCACGCGCATAATTTGCATTACTTTACATTTATACATGCCCAAGTGCTTTCGCGGTTGTGCCGGGAAAAAGGCATTCCCTTAATCTTAACCGCACACAACGCCTGGAACGATATCCAGTTTCTTAAGCTTTCCCGCGATATCGCATGGGACCATATCATCGCGGTCAGTCATTTTATCAAGCGGGAGATGCTGAGCGTAGGATGTCTGGAAGAGAAAGTAACTGTTATTCATCACGGACTGGATGTCGATCTTTTTAAACCCGGCATTAATCCTGAATCCATTCTGACGCGTTTTCCGCAGATGCGGAATAAGCGGATTGTGTTTCATCCGGCCCGGCTGGGTCTGGCCAAGGGCAGCGATGTGGTGGTCAAAGCTTTTCGCCGGGTGCGGGAGAAATTTCGTGATGCGCTTCTGGTTCTGGCCGGAAGCAACAATATTGTTGACTGGGAGCAGACCCAGAAGAAGGATATCACCTATATCCTCGATCTGATCAAATACTTTGGGCTTAAGAAAAACGTTTTGATTGATAGTTTTCATTTGTCCGAGATGCCCAGTCTCTACAGCGTCAGTCAGGTGGTGGTGTATCCTTCTTCCGGACCGGAACCATTTGGTTTGACCCTGTTGGAGTCGATTGCCATGGCCAAGCCCATGATTGTGAGTAATATGGGTGGGATGCCGGAGATTATTCGTGAAGGGATTTGCGGCTATGTGGTGCCGGTGCATGATTCCGAGACCCTGGCGGCCAGGATTCAGCAGTTGCTGGGGGATGATAAACTGCGTCAACGCATGGGCTTGAACGGCCGGGCCCTGGTGTCGGACCATTTTTCAAAATCACTTATGTGTCGGAATCACGAGGGTGTTTATTATCAGGCAGTGGCAGAGAAAAAGGCTGTTGGGATATAA